In Chitinivibrionales bacterium, the genomic window CTACCGGATGTTCTGCTATACCGCGCATTACCGGAGTCCCCTTATGTTTTCGTGGGACGGCCTTAAATCGGCGGCGCAGGGTCTTGCCAACCTCAAGAAACTGATTTTTTCCGAGACGAAAAAACCAGCGGCAACGGGCTCCGTATCGCACGAGACCGTTGATCGCATTCTCGGGCCGTTTTACGACGCACTTTGCGACGACATGAACATGCCGGTCGCCTGCGCGCATGCGTGGACGGTTCTCAAAGACAAGGCGCTCAGTGCAGAGGAAAAATACGAGGCAATCGAAGCGGCCGATACGGTACTCGGCCTTGATCTTCTCAAGGATGACCGCGCAAAAGAAATAATCTCTGAAGTCGAGAAGAACGATGTGCGCCTCAAGCTGATATCGTCTTCCATTCTTGAAACGTCGCTGATAGACAAGGTCGTGTCGCTCGCTGCGGCGCGCCAGGAGGCGCGACGCAGCAAGGCCTTTGACAAAGCGGACCGCATCAGGAAGGAATTGGCCGGCCTCGGCGTGGAAATCAAGGACCTGCCGGGCGGGATAGCCGAGTGCCGCGTGGCAGCCCGGCCGTAAAAATCATCCAACAAGGAGCTGAACCGTGATGAATGAAAAAGAGAATTCGCTGTCAAACGATCTGAGAAAAATGCTGGTCGGCAGCGAAATCGAAGAACAGATGATGAAGCGCAGGGAAATATTCCTGTGGGGCGACATCAACGACGAATCGGCGGCCTCCGTGGTGCAGAAGATCATCTATTTCGACGGCCAGAGCAACGAGGACATCACCCTGTTCATCAACAGCCCCGGCGGCATGATAAGCTCGGGGCTCGCCATCTATGACGTCATGCAGTATGCGAAATCCGACATCAGAACGGTGTGCATGGGGCTGGCCGCGAGCATGGGCGCCGTCGTACTGTGCGCCGGCGCAAAGGGAAAACGCCAGAGCTGGGAAAACGCCCGCATCATGATCCATCAGCCGCTTATCGCCGGCAATTTTTTCGGCCCGGCTTCGGAAATCAAAATACAGGCCGAGGAAATGCTGAAGGTGCGTGAACGGCTCAATGAGATATTGGCCGAGCATTCGGGCCAGACGCTCAAAAAGATAGAGGAGGACACCGACCGGGACTATTTCATGTCGGCGGAAGAGGCTGTGAAATACGGCCTTATCGACACCATTGTAAAAAAATTATAATAAATTATAATATTTTGACATTAAATTCCAACATATAGTATATTTACAAAACTTTTTCGCTAAAACGCCGATGTAGCTCAGCTGATAGAGCATCCGATTTGTAATCGGATGGTCGGGGGTTTGAATCCCTCCATCGGCTCCAATAGTGGAACAGCGGCGCAAGTCAACAATCAGATGGGTAGGTGCCCGAGTGGTTAAAGGGGATGGACTGTAAATCCATTGGCTGACGCCTACGGTGGTTCGAAACCATCCCTACCCAGATAAACATGCGGGCATAGCTCAAGTGGTAGAGCTCCACCCTTCCAAGGTGGCTGTTGTGAGTTCGAGTCTCATTGCCCGCTTATGCAAACTATCGCCCATGTAGCTCAGTTGGTAGAGCACATCCTTGGTAAGGATGAGGTTCACCGGTTCGATCCCGGTCGTGGGCTTTTCGGAAATGAACCAGGGTAGATACTAAATAAACCTTTTCACCTCACTATACCAAGGGGAGTGTCATGGCAAAGGAAAAGTTCTCACGCACAAAGCCGCACGTGAATGTCGGGACCATCGGTCATGTCGACCATGGTAAAACCACGTTGACAGCCGCGATTACGCGGGTGATGTCGTCCAAGGGCCTGGCCAAGTACATCTCTTACGACGAGGTCGCGAAGGCGTCCGAGTCACAGGGCCGTCGTGACGAGACCAAGATCCTCACCATCGCCACGTCGCATGTGGAATACGAGACCGAAAACCGCCATTATGCGCACGTTGACTGTCCCGGACACGCGGACTATGTCAAGAACATGATCACGGGCGCGGCCCAGATGGACGGCGCCATCCTCGTGGTGAGCGCGGCCGACGGCCCCATGCCCCAGACGCGCGAGCACATCCTTCTCGCCCGGCAGGTGGGAGTTCCCTATATCGTCGTCTTCCTGAACAAGGTGGACACCGTTGACGATCCAGAGCTCCTTGAACT contains:
- a CDS encoding ATP-dependent Clp protease proteolytic subunit encodes the protein MNEKENSLSNDLRKMLVGSEIEEQMMKRREIFLWGDINDESAASVVQKIIYFDGQSNEDITLFINSPGGMISSGLAIYDVMQYAKSDIRTVCMGLAASMGAVVLCAGAKGKRQSWENARIMIHQPLIAGNFFGPASEIKIQAEEMLKVRERLNEILAEHSGQTLKKIEEDTDRDYFMSAEEAVKYGLIDTIVKKL